In Bythopirellula goksoeyrii, a single window of DNA contains:
- a CDS encoding acyl-CoA thioesterase: MTEPFRTQRLVEFHDTDMAGIMHFAAFFQYMESAEHEFVRSLGFSVHSQIDGETISYPRVAASCDYLSPVRCEEVLDISILVERLGKKSITYSFEMASNGREIAVGKITCVCCRVTPGKAITSVPLPTEVREKLLAFVA; encoded by the coding sequence ATGACCGAGCCTTTCCGTACCCAGCGACTCGTGGAGTTCCACGACACGGATATGGCCGGAATCATGCATTTCGCGGCCTTTTTTCAGTACATGGAATCTGCGGAGCATGAATTCGTTCGATCTCTAGGTTTCAGTGTTCACTCTCAAATCGACGGGGAGACGATCAGTTACCCTCGAGTTGCCGCCTCTTGCGATTACCTCTCGCCCGTTCGTTGTGAGGAGGTGCTCGATATTTCCATTCTCGTGGAACGTCTTGGGAAGAAGAGCATCACCTATTCATTCGAGATGGCTTCGAACGGCCGAGAGATCGCTGTAGGAAAAATCACTTGTGTTTGTTGCCGGGTGACACCAGGCAAGGCGATAACTTCGGTTCCACTGCCCACAGAGGTTCGAGAGAAGTTGCTGGCTTTTGTCGCCTAA
- the rpsR gene encoding 30S ribosomal protein S18 — protein sequence MKPARSPRFQKRKVTKKVAKRDPICIDGERPRPMFVDYKDLDMLSKLTNRHGRIVSRRKTGCQATSQHAVSKAVKRARFMALMPYVGS from the coding sequence GTGAAACCTGCCCGATCTCCCCGATTTCAGAAGCGTAAAGTCACTAAGAAGGTTGCTAAGAGAGACCCCATCTGCATCGATGGTGAGCGTCCTCGGCCGATGTTTGTCGACTACAAAGACTTGGATATGCTCAGCAAGCTGACCAATCGCCACGGTCGCATTGTTAGCCGTCGCAAGACCGGTTGCCAAGCGACCAGCCAACACGCCGTTTCCAAGGCGGTCAAGCGTGCCCGATTTATGGCATTGATGCCTTACGTCGGTAGCTGA